A segment of the Roseiconus lacunae genome:
GAAATTCGCCGACGTCTTGAAGACGGTGAGATTCGGATCGATCCGTTTGACACCGATCGGCTCAATCCCAACAGCTATAATCTGGCACTCCATCACGAGTTGTTGGTGTATGAAGAAATCGTTCTGGATGCCGCGGTTCCCAATCGCTATCGGCGGTTAACGATCCCCGACGAAGGTCTGACGTTGCAGCCCAACGTGCTCTACCTCGGACGCACCGTCGAGTACACCGAGACCCGCCGATTGGTTCCCATGATTCAGGGGCGCAGTTCGCTCGGGCGACTAGGGTTATTTATCAATCCCGGTGGATCGATGGGCGATGTTGGTTATTGTGGTACTTGGACGCTGGAAATGCACTGTGTCCAGCCGGTTCGGATTTACCGAGATATGCAAGTTTGTCAGATCTTTTATCAGCAATTGCTCGGCGAAGGGGCGGACTACTGCAGCGATAAGTACCAAAACAGTCGCGACATTCAACCCAGTTTGATCTATCGCGAATTCGGTCGTCGAGTAGACGATTCTCAGTTGGAATTAAACTTCGGTGATTCGACGCGAGAGTGACGCCGCGTCGTTTGACGCTTGAATAACGAAATGCCTAACCCAACGATCAAGTTAACATCGCCGGAAAAACGTCGCAAAGGCCAGTTGAAACGGGCGTGGAAAGAAAGCCACGGAACGGCGCTACTGGGGTTCGCGCTGTCAATCTTGGTGGTCGGCCTGGTGCTGATTTGGTTCAGTCCGCCTAAACTCGAAGGCCCCGATCTAGAAGTGTATGTTGACGGTTCGGTTCCCGCACCCGAACTGCCAGAAAACGCGCTGCTGATTCGGGTGGCGACCGATCAAGCGGTTTCGACCGGGCCGATTCGAATTGCGATCTACGATTCATTGGAATCGTTTGGCAATCCTGATAAAGCGATTATCAAAGACGCGCTTCAACCAGTCGATGGTTTTGTCGTTTGGGAAATCGATTTGGATTTTTTGCCCGACGAGTTTTCGATCGCCGCGTTTCATGATCTCGATAACAATGGTGTCTTGAACCGAGCGTTGCTCAATGCACCGGTCGAACCGTACGGTTTCTCCAACAACGCGCGTAACTTGTTCGGCCCGCCCACTTATGATCAAACTCTGGTGACTCGGCCGACCGAGCCGCGGGTGATTGAGATACGAGTGTATTGATGCTTTGGCTGCGTCCGCTGCTGCTGACATTGGAGCTAATGTCGTTGTCGGTTGCCGTCGCGGTCGCAATTGGCGTCACGTTGGCCTTCGCGTTAAGCCTGCTGCGGCGAGAGAACCGTTTGCAAGCTGCTGTCTTTTGGGTTTGTGTGATTGGGATCGTCGGGACATTAGCCACGCCGATGGTCATGCACGCCGCTGCATGGGAATCGACAGCGGGAAAGTTCGGCTGGATGTCGCTGACGCAAACCTCCGCGCGAACGTACAGCGGGTTTGCCGGGCGATACAGCGGGATGTTCGCTTGTGTCTGGATCCATGGGCTATTTGGAACAGCGATCGTCGCTCTGGCAACGCTTTATGGCACGGCCCGTATCGAGCGGGCAGTGATTGATCTGGCACGATGTGACGGCGGTCCGGTTTGGGGCTGGTGGCGGGTACGGCTTCCGATCGCCAGAAACTGGATGGTCTTTTCCGCGTTGGCAACCGCAGTGCTCGCAGCATCTGAAATGACGGTTGTCGATCTCTATGGGGTGAGGACGGTCGCCGATGAGTTTTATTTATTTCATGCCGCCGACCCGTCATGGTTTTCGGTTTTCATGGTGCTGGTCGTTCCCGCTTTGATCGGTGTGACATTGACGGCGGTCGCAATCTTGCGTCTCTTTCAGCCCGTGAATGCTCGGATTATCGATCGTGGCTTGAAGACGTCATCGGAAGCGGAGGAAGCGGTCGGTGGATTCTGGCAGGGGCTCGCGTCGTTGTTCGCCCTCGGCGTGACGACGTTGATGTTTGCGTTTCCTCTGCTAGGGGTGATTATCAAAGCCGGGCAGCAGACAATGGTTGTCAATGACGGCGGCCAGTCGGTCGTCCGGGTCATTTGGAGCGTGCGAAGGACGACGACGGTTTTGGTACGGGCACTGCAGGAGTTTTCTGGTGAATACCAAACGACGCTGCTGCTGGCATCGTGCACCGCGGTGTTGAGTGCACTCATTGCTTTTCTCGCGACTTCGATTGCGGTAGAGCGACCACGTTTACGCGTCTACTTGGATGGCCTTTCGGTGGGCTGCTTTCTGATGCCAGGCCCTCTGGTGGGTTTGGCGATTGTGCGGATTTTTAGCGTTCCGTTGCCAGGGGTTTCGTCGCTCTATCAACAGTCGCTTGTTCCGACGATGATTGCACTGTCGTTTCGGGCACTACCGGTTGCCTACTGGGTGATGCGCGTTGCCTTCAGTGGTATTGATGCGGCGGTCACGGATTCGGCGAAAATGGATTTGAAATGGAGGACGCGACTGTGGACGATCGAACGCCCCCTAATCGGGCGAGCACTGGGGATTGCGGTCACCGCTTCGGCAATCGTCGCAAGCGGCGAGGTGCCATCGTCGTTGCCTGTGATCCCCCCTGGAGTCGTGACCGTGGGAACGCGTCTATTCGGTTTGCTTCACAGTGGGGCGAGGTACCAAGAGGCATCGCTGGCATTCTGGTACCTGCTGTTTGTCGTGGTCGCTGCCGTCGTCTTGGTGCGGTTCGTTGGGGGGGACGGAAGTGCAGCGATTGGAAGCGACCGATCCAATGACGTAGACTGAGTGGGGCACGCAATCAGCGTTCCCGATCATTCGAACTTTTTTTGACTATACCACCGAGTCCAGTTTTGCATCGACGAATGAACCCTTCGATTCGACGCTCGCTACTGATGTTTGTCATCGCAATCGCATTTGCCGGACAAAGCCCAGTTGTGTCGGCCGTAGAAACGATCACTTTCAATTCAAAAGACGATGATTTAGTCAACGGAGTGCCCAAGCCCGTTCGTACGGTGAAGGGGCGAATCCTGGTCGAAGCCCAAGACGGTGGGCTGATGTTGCAAAGTGACGACGGTCGGATCTGGACGGTCCAACCAGAGCAGATCATTGAGCGGTCTTCGGACGATCAAGCATTCACGCCGTTGACCGATAACGAAATCGCAGATCGGATACGAAAAGAGCTGCCACCAGGGTTTGAAATCTATCAAACTGCCCACTATGTCATCGCGTACGATGCCAACGAAGCGTATGTCAAGCAAGTTGGATTGTTGTTCGAACAGTTGTACAAAGGCTTTTACGCTTACTGGCGGAATCAACGCTGGCGATTGCCCGAGCCAGAGTTTCCATTGGTGGCCATCGTTTTCGATAGCAAGAACGATTTCCTAAAGTACGCCAGTGCCGAAGTGGGTGATACCGCCAATGCCGTGATCGGTTACTACCACATCGCGGGCAATCGGATGGTGACCTACAACGTCCCGAACTTGAATCGAAACGTATCGACAATCATCCACGAAGCGACACACCAACTGGCGTACAATTGTGGATTGCAGACTCGGTTTGCCGACAACCCGA
Coding sequences within it:
- the dcd gene encoding dCTP deaminase, giving the protein MLLSCDEIRRRLEDGEIRIDPFDTDRLNPNSYNLALHHELLVYEEIVLDAAVPNRYRRLTIPDEGLTLQPNVLYLGRTVEYTETRRLVPMIQGRSSLGRLGLFINPGGSMGDVGYCGTWTLEMHCVQPVRIYRDMQVCQIFYQQLLGEGADYCSDKYQNSRDIQPSLIYREFGRRVDDSQLELNFGDSTRE
- a CDS encoding DUF2141 domain-containing protein, whose product is MPNPTIKLTSPEKRRKGQLKRAWKESHGTALLGFALSILVVGLVLIWFSPPKLEGPDLEVYVDGSVPAPELPENALLIRVATDQAVSTGPIRIAIYDSLESFGNPDKAIIKDALQPVDGFVVWEIDLDFLPDEFSIAAFHDLDNNGVLNRALLNAPVEPYGFSNNARNLFGPPTYDQTLVTRPTEPRVIEIRVY
- a CDS encoding ABC transporter permease → MLWLRPLLLTLELMSLSVAVAVAIGVTLAFALSLLRRENRLQAAVFWVCVIGIVGTLATPMVMHAAAWESTAGKFGWMSLTQTSARTYSGFAGRYSGMFACVWIHGLFGTAIVALATLYGTARIERAVIDLARCDGGPVWGWWRVRLPIARNWMVFSALATAVLAASEMTVVDLYGVRTVADEFYLFHAADPSWFSVFMVLVVPALIGVTLTAVAILRLFQPVNARIIDRGLKTSSEAEEAVGGFWQGLASLFALGVTTLMFAFPLLGVIIKAGQQTMVVNDGGQSVVRVIWSVRRTTTVLVRALQEFSGEYQTTLLLASCTAVLSALIAFLATSIAVERPRLRVYLDGLSVGCFLMPGPLVGLAIVRIFSVPLPGVSSLYQQSLVPTMIALSFRALPVAYWVMRVAFSGIDAAVTDSAKMDLKWRTRLWTIERPLIGRALGIAVTASAIVASGEVPSSLPVIPPGVVTVGTRLFGLLHSGARYQEASLAFWYLLFVVVAAVVLVRFVGGDGSAAIGSDRSNDVD
- a CDS encoding DUF1570 domain-containing protein, whose product is MNPSIRRSLLMFVIAIAFAGQSPVVSAVETITFNSKDDDLVNGVPKPVRTVKGRILVEAQDGGLMLQSDDGRIWTVQPEQIIERSSDDQAFTPLTDNEIADRIRKELPPGFEIYQTAHYVIAYDANEAYVKQVGLLFEQLYKGFYAYWRNQRWRLPEPEFPLVAIVFDSKNDFLKYASAEVGDTANAVIGYYHIAGNRMVTYNVPNLNRNVSTIIHEATHQLAYNCGLQTRFADNPMWVSEGLALFFEAPDFKSASRWRGIGNVNEFNLQRWKAYVPLRGRDSLVTLISDDKRFRAPETASDAYGESWALTYYLLKTHRKEYVDYLKRLSEGKPMRKMTARERIELFEEVFGDPIAKIDQGFLTYMRRYVGG